In one window of Methanosarcina vacuolata Z-761 DNA:
- the purH gene encoding bifunctional phosphoribosylaminoimidazolecarboxamide formyltransferase/IMP cyclohydrolase: MVKRALLSVSDKTGIAEFARGLESLGVKIISTGGTAKILRDAGIEVTDVSEVTGCPEMMGGRVKTLHPRIHGGLLCLRESKEQMAEAEREDISLIDMVAVNLYPFEVTVSKESVELEEAIENIDIGGPTLLRSAAKNYRSVIVLSDPLDYGRVLKELRSTGVVSEATRAALAVKAFRHTADYDAAIDTYLSKTLLEENVLRLNFTGGVKLRYGENWHQKAYFYKDSQIEGPTLAKATQLHGKELSYNNYVDADNALQTVKELGSAHPGVAIVKHNNPCGLATGSTLLQALQAAWDGDPISAYGSIICTNEIFDLEAATFLNGKFVEIILAPDFKPDALEYLKKKSENLRLLKLPDLREAFGTDYTYKYVIGGMLKQSRDIGLYEKWESVTDISYPEEKRSLSEFCLKACKSTKSNSVILAHEYEPGFFMVLAMGAGQPNRVDSIRKLAATKAVENLRIIYERENPETSFEDYCQRVMSECVMASDAFFPFDDSIIHAAENDIRYIVSPGGSIRDGEVIAAANRLGVSMVFTGMRHFLH; encoded by the coding sequence TTGGTAAAGAGGGCACTGCTCAGCGTCTCAGACAAGACCGGAATTGCAGAATTCGCACGCGGGCTTGAATCACTTGGCGTGAAAATTATTTCAACAGGCGGGACAGCGAAAATTCTTCGCGACGCCGGCATAGAAGTTACTGATGTTTCGGAAGTCACAGGCTGTCCGGAGATGATGGGAGGAAGGGTTAAAACTCTCCATCCAAGAATTCATGGCGGGCTCTTATGTTTGCGAGAGAGCAAGGAACAGATGGCTGAGGCTGAAAGAGAAGACATCTCGCTTATTGACATGGTGGCTGTAAACCTCTATCCATTTGAGGTAACGGTCTCAAAGGAAAGCGTCGAACTCGAAGAAGCCATTGAGAACATAGATATCGGAGGGCCAACTCTTCTTCGTTCGGCAGCTAAAAACTACCGTTCGGTTATAGTACTTTCAGACCCGTTGGACTACGGGCGTGTCCTCAAAGAACTCCGCTCAACAGGGGTAGTTTCGGAGGCAACTCGAGCTGCCCTTGCAGTTAAGGCTTTCAGGCATACTGCGGATTATGATGCAGCAATCGATACCTACCTGAGCAAAACCCTGCTCGAAGAAAACGTGCTTCGCCTGAATTTTACTGGCGGTGTAAAACTTCGCTATGGCGAAAACTGGCATCAGAAAGCCTATTTTTATAAAGATTCCCAAATTGAAGGCCCTACCCTGGCAAAAGCCACTCAGCTGCACGGAAAAGAACTCTCCTACAATAACTATGTGGACGCCGATAATGCTCTTCAAACGGTAAAAGAACTAGGAAGTGCTCATCCTGGCGTGGCAATTGTAAAACACAATAACCCATGTGGGCTTGCAACCGGCAGCACACTCCTGCAGGCTCTTCAGGCTGCCTGGGACGGAGACCCAATTTCAGCTTACGGAAGCATAATCTGCACTAATGAAATCTTTGACCTCGAAGCTGCGACTTTTCTGAACGGAAAATTTGTGGAGATTATTCTTGCTCCTGACTTCAAGCCCGATGCTCTTGAATACCTGAAAAAGAAAAGTGAAAATCTTAGACTCCTTAAACTGCCTGATCTCAGGGAAGCTTTCGGGACGGACTACACATATAAGTATGTAATCGGAGGCATGCTCAAGCAGAGTCGCGATATTGGCCTCTACGAAAAATGGGAATCAGTCACAGACATTTCTTATCCTGAAGAGAAGCGCTCTCTTTCGGAATTCTGCCTTAAAGCCTGTAAGTCAACTAAATCCAATTCAGTGATCCTTGCTCACGAGTACGAGCCAGGTTTCTTCATGGTACTTGCTATGGGCGCAGGACAACCGAACAGAGTGGATTCGATTCGTAAACTTGCAGCCACAAAAGCTGTTGAAAATCTCAGGATAATTTACGAACGGGAAAATCCTGAAACCTCCTTTGAAGATTATTGCCAGAGAGTTATGTCAGAATGCGTAATGGCCTCAGATGCCTTCTTCCCCTTCGATGACAGCATAATTCATGCAGCAGAAAATGATATTCGCTACATAGTTTCCCCAGGCGGATCAATTAGGGATGGCGAAGTCATTGCTGCTGCAAATCGGCTAGGAGTTTCTATGGTCTTTACAGGCATGCGCCACTTCCTTCATTAA
- a CDS encoding nicotianamine synthase family protein yields the protein MAELYEIFSELDELGHLDVSEDLCQALLRDPVIRSVLPAIYTSYTHFFSLHETQLAKNILAYKEPWKILESFPLYPRYEKMIKTQVRASPGIEVLAFIGCGPLPVTLLIFSKLYGIRCIGVDQDPEAVDLAKSCIKHFGLEKEITILEGDETVLSKMEWDSVLIAGLAEPKQRIFENLHTMIKNRKSSSKKPISVCYRNYSGIRQLLYWPVQPEQIKGFRKINEIYPAGKVNNTLVFMECE from the coding sequence ATGGCGGAACTTTATGAGATATTTTCCGAGCTTGATGAGCTTGGGCATCTGGATGTTTCTGAAGATCTCTGTCAGGCCTTACTTAGAGATCCGGTGATCCGTTCCGTTCTTCCTGCAATTTACACCAGTTATACTCATTTTTTTAGTTTGCATGAGACTCAGCTAGCAAAAAATATTCTGGCTTACAAGGAACCCTGGAAAATACTGGAATCTTTTCCTCTATATCCCAGATACGAAAAAATGATTAAAACTCAAGTTCGGGCATCCCCTGGAATTGAAGTGCTGGCTTTCATAGGCTGCGGTCCTCTTCCTGTTACTCTACTTATTTTCAGTAAATTATATGGCATCCGTTGCATTGGAGTAGATCAGGACCCTGAAGCCGTGGATCTGGCAAAAAGCTGTATAAAGCACTTTGGGCTTGAAAAGGAAATCACTATTCTTGAGGGAGACGAAACCGTACTTTCAAAAATGGAATGGGACTCTGTGCTTATAGCAGGACTTGCCGAACCCAAACAGCGTATCTTTGAAAACTTACATACGATGATAAAAAATCGAAAATCGAGTTCCAAAAAACCAATTTCAGTGTGTTATCGCAATTATAGCGGCATAAGACAATTGCTATACTGGCCAGTCCAGCCGGAACAGATTAAAGGTTTCAGAAAAATAAACGAAATCTATCCCGCTGGAAAAGTAAACAATACCCTGGTTTTCATGGAGTGTGAATAA
- the cbiM gene encoding cobalt transporter CbiM: MHIPDSFIPLSQAVIYWVIALPFIIMSMKWAKNELDEMKVPILAALAAGIFAIQAMNIPIGMGTSGHMVGAVLVAIVFGSPWAGVLVLTLVLLVQGFAFGDGGVTTMGANILNMGVISGFVGYYTYVALRSRVGTSIAAFGGAWLGLFISAIVCAIQMWIAGTFPLVPGLIAMGTYHLIIGFIGEGLITSVVITAIAKSRPDLLEDNFTARPDKHKKEAHA, translated from the coding sequence ATGCACATACCTGATTCATTCATACCGCTTAGCCAGGCAGTAATTTACTGGGTTATTGCCCTTCCGTTTATTATAATGTCAATGAAATGGGCAAAAAACGAGCTTGATGAGATGAAAGTACCGATTCTTGCGGCTCTTGCGGCAGGAATTTTTGCAATCCAGGCCATGAATATTCCCATAGGGATGGGAACAAGTGGGCATATGGTAGGAGCAGTCCTTGTTGCCATCGTGTTCGGAAGCCCCTGGGCTGGGGTCCTTGTGCTTACTCTAGTCCTGCTTGTGCAGGGGTTCGCCTTCGGGGACGGGGGAGTCACTACAATGGGAGCAAATATTCTGAATATGGGTGTCATTTCCGGATTTGTTGGATATTATACATATGTTGCCCTTCGAAGTAGGGTAGGTACAAGCATTGCAGCCTTCGGAGGCGCCTGGCTCGGACTATTTATTTCGGCAATAGTTTGCGCGATCCAAATGTGGATTGCAGGCACCTTCCCCCTTGTCCCAGGTCTAATTGCAATGGGAACATATCACTTGATAATTGGTTTTATAGGCGAAGGACTGATCACCTCAGTTGTAATCACAGCGATTGCAAAATCCCGTCCTGATCTCCTTGAGGATAATTTCACTGCCAGACCAGATAAACATAAAAAGGAGGCTCATGCATGA
- a CDS encoding OBG GTPase family GTP-binding protein, whose amino-acid sequence MSSIQEQIQDVEDELRKTVYNKATSHHIGRLKAKLARMRDEVEKKASAKGGGEGYSVRKSGDGTVTLVGFPSVGKSTLLNKITGANSAVAAYEFTTLTVVPGVLEHKGATIQFLDVPGLVKGASSGRGRGKEVISVIRNSDMVIFLLDVFQPKHYEVLMDELYQAGIRVDEEPPDVVIKKKDRGGVVINSTVDLDLDEETIKAVLDEYKIHNASVLIRENITVDQLIDVVLSNRSYVRSLIAVNKVDLAYPQLIEECRELYPNSIFISAHEGINIETLKDAIYDRLGFIRVYLKPQGQPADMEEPLIVMSGTNIGQICDRLHRDFRRKFRYAHVWGTSAKHPGQRVGLDHRMQDEDILTIIIQK is encoded by the coding sequence ATGAGCAGCATACAGGAGCAAATACAGGACGTCGAAGACGAACTTCGAAAGACCGTGTACAATAAGGCAACTTCCCATCATATAGGCCGCCTCAAAGCCAAGCTAGCCCGCATGAGGGATGAAGTTGAGAAAAAAGCCTCGGCAAAAGGAGGAGGAGAAGGGTACTCGGTCAGAAAATCAGGAGATGGAACCGTCACCCTTGTAGGTTTTCCATCAGTAGGGAAATCTACGCTTCTGAACAAAATCACGGGTGCCAATTCTGCAGTGGCAGCATATGAATTTACTACCCTTACAGTTGTGCCAGGCGTACTGGAACACAAAGGTGCAACAATCCAGTTCCTTGATGTCCCTGGGCTTGTAAAAGGCGCATCTTCAGGGCGCGGACGTGGAAAGGAAGTCATATCTGTTATCAGAAACTCGGATATGGTTATATTTTTGCTTGATGTATTCCAGCCCAAGCATTACGAAGTACTTATGGACGAACTTTACCAGGCCGGCATTCGTGTGGATGAAGAGCCCCCTGATGTGGTAATCAAGAAAAAAGATAGAGGTGGGGTAGTGATCAATTCAACCGTTGACCTTGACCTGGATGAGGAAACTATCAAGGCTGTGCTGGATGAGTATAAGATCCACAACGCAAGTGTACTTATAAGAGAAAACATAACGGTTGACCAGCTTATTGACGTTGTCCTGAGCAACCGCAGCTATGTCAGGTCTCTAATAGCTGTTAACAAGGTTGACCTGGCCTATCCCCAGTTGATTGAAGAATGCAGAGAGCTATACCCTAACTCGATCTTTATTTCAGCCCATGAAGGCATTAATATCGAGACTCTCAAAGATGCTATTTACGACAGGTTGGGTTTCATTCGAGTCTACTTAAAACCACAGGGTCAGCCTGCAGATATGGAAGAGCCCCTGATAGTTATGAGTGGGACCAACATAGGCCAGATTTGCGATCGCCTGCACAGGGATTTCCGCAGGAAGTTCCGCTATGCTCATGTCTGGGGCACCTCCGCAAAACACCCGGGGCAAAGAGTAGGCCTTGACCATAGAATGCAGGATGAGGATATTCTCACAATTATCATTCAGAAGTAA
- a CDS encoding methyltransferase domain-containing protein, whose translation MTLNNTDPNTRRRRTRCTVQKKTFGPVEDLETHVRSDWWQTLFNSLYLKTDADLLDDMEVTRKEVDLIVSILGVSPEEKILDLCCGQGRHILELARRGFSNIEGYDRSQYLIRKARTRAQKENLQVRFREGDARKLPYPSDTFDIVTIMGNSFGYFDSTLQDQKVLEEIFRVLKPGGRVFVDVVDGDYMKKSFQPRSWEWLDRKYFVCRERALSADGDRLICREVISRIDRGVIADQFYAERLYNKGSLFELLTASGFSSPTFHTTFSPVSAVTQDAGMMEQRILVSASVEKPWPPSLQAAGNKKPMNIAVVLGDPRKEDQVKPACVFDDDDFDTLERMKKALAEIPFMKFTFLDRHETLLEELKKKAAKIDLVLNLCDEGFNNDPTKELHVPALLEQLNIPYTGAGPQCLAFCYDKSIVRGLAREMRIPVAKGMLVTEDSELSKLSLSFPLLVKPNSGDSSFGITQKSIAHSREELLEILAATREQIGSNRPFLLEEFLPGKDISVGIIGNPPACTVLPITEEDYSGVPEDLPKICGYEAKWIPGSPYWNIKSVLADLPEKTRKEIVKCCLALFTRLGCRDYARFDWRLDAEGKPKLLEVNPNPGWCWDGHLAKMAAYANISYSEMLKAIIEAAKGRYGLGASENLEPRKMPETTPRKSPDECAAEFEEEIEARNGIDSENNRKKSVFSKTSGTVQAFESI comes from the coding sequence ATGACCCTGAATAATACAGATCCAAATACCAGGCGCAGACGCACCAGGTGCACTGTACAGAAGAAAACCTTTGGGCCTGTTGAAGACCTTGAAACTCATGTCCGGTCCGACTGGTGGCAGACTCTTTTTAACTCACTTTACCTTAAGACCGATGCCGATCTTCTGGATGATATGGAGGTTACTAGAAAAGAGGTCGATCTCATTGTTTCCATTTTAGGAGTGTCTCCTGAAGAAAAAATTCTTGATCTTTGCTGTGGTCAGGGAAGACATATACTTGAACTGGCAAGGAGAGGTTTTTCAAATATTGAAGGATATGACAGGTCCCAGTACCTTATAAGGAAAGCAAGAACCAGAGCACAGAAAGAGAACCTGCAGGTCAGGTTCAGAGAAGGAGATGCAAGAAAACTTCCCTACCCATCTGATACTTTTGACATAGTTACTATAATGGGCAACAGTTTTGGCTACTTTGACTCAACGCTCCAGGACCAAAAGGTTCTTGAAGAAATTTTCAGAGTTCTGAAGCCCGGAGGCAGAGTTTTCGTTGATGTTGTGGACGGAGATTACATGAAAAAAAGTTTCCAGCCCAGGTCATGGGAATGGCTGGACAGGAAATACTTTGTCTGCAGGGAAAGAGCCCTCTCGGCCGATGGTGATCGGCTAATTTGCAGAGAAGTGATAAGCCGTATTGACAGAGGAGTAATTGCAGACCAGTTTTACGCTGAGAGGTTATACAATAAAGGAAGCCTTTTTGAGTTGCTTACTGCGTCAGGGTTTAGTAGTCCGACTTTTCACACTACTTTTAGCCCGGTGTCCGCAGTTACTCAGGATGCGGGTATGATGGAACAGAGAATCCTGGTCTCGGCCTCTGTTGAGAAACCGTGGCCTCCTTCTCTTCAGGCAGCCGGAAATAAAAAACCAATGAATATTGCAGTTGTGCTTGGAGATCCGAGAAAAGAAGATCAGGTTAAGCCTGCCTGTGTCTTCGATGATGATGATTTTGATACTCTTGAAAGAATGAAAAAAGCACTTGCAGAGATTCCTTTTATGAAATTTACTTTCCTTGACAGGCACGAAACGTTGCTGGAGGAACTGAAGAAGAAAGCAGCAAAAATTGATCTTGTACTTAATCTCTGTGATGAAGGGTTTAATAACGACCCCACAAAAGAGCTTCATGTTCCGGCTTTGCTCGAACAGCTCAACATTCCATATACAGGGGCGGGCCCTCAATGTCTTGCTTTCTGTTATGACAAATCCATTGTAAGGGGCCTTGCTAGAGAGATGCGTATTCCTGTAGCAAAGGGAATGCTTGTAACCGAAGACTCTGAGCTTTCAAAGCTTTCTCTCTCTTTCCCTCTGCTTGTAAAGCCCAATTCAGGGGACTCAAGTTTTGGGATTACACAGAAAAGCATTGCTCACAGCCGCGAGGAACTTCTTGAAATTCTTGCGGCAACCCGGGAACAAATTGGCTCGAACCGGCCTTTCCTGCTGGAAGAGTTTCTCCCCGGAAAAGATATCAGTGTTGGCATTATTGGAAATCCGCCTGCATGTACTGTACTGCCTATTACGGAAGAAGATTACTCGGGAGTGCCTGAAGACCTTCCAAAGATCTGCGGGTATGAAGCTAAATGGATTCCAGGTTCTCCGTACTGGAACATAAAGTCCGTGCTTGCTGATCTCCCAGAAAAAACCCGAAAGGAAATCGTAAAATGCTGCCTTGCTCTCTTTACCAGATTGGGCTGTCGGGATTACGCCCGTTTTGACTGGAGGCTTGATGCCGAAGGCAAACCCAAACTTCTTGAAGTAAACCCCAATCCTGGCTGGTGCTGGGACGGTCATCTGGCAAAGATGGCGGCTTATGCTAATATTTCCTATTCCGAAATGCTTAAGGCTATTATAGAAGCTGCAAAGGGAAGGTATGGCCTTGGAGCTTCTGAAAATCTCGAGCCAAGGAAAATGCCTGAAACCACTCCCCGAAAAAGCCCGGATGAATGCGCTGCTGAGTTTGAGGAAGAAATTGAAGCTAGAAATGGTATTGATTCCGAAAATAACAGGAAGAAAAGTGTTTTTTCAAAAACTTCCGGAACAGTACAGGCTTTTGAGAGCATATAA
- a CDS encoding molybdopterin biosynthesis protein has translation MKRKEFRELISVEKAREIINNLQVFPRQERLTLENAYGKILAEDIVTEINVPPFPRAIMDGYAVRAEDTYECSGTEPVELKLIGNLQAGSDVKFNVSAGEAVEIATGAPIPEGANAVVMIEYSSEEDGTVSIYSPVTVGENIMKAGSDIQKGERMIRAGRKLGTREIGVLASVGKKDVPVLKLQVGILSTGDELVRPGEKLTFGKIYDANSYTLYAGIHECGAFPLLYGIVEDNKAAMKKVLETAVSECALILTSGSTSSGSGDVMYRLVDEIGETLAHGISVKPGKPVVIGIIQGVPIIGLPGNPTSALTIFNEFVAPLLRKTLGEEKALKKTEKGVIGTRFRSEGRQQLLPVGLIRGRVYPADKGSGAITSLFGADGFIEIPPSTEFIEAGTPVEVTLFGEVEKPDILIAGGFCPGLDLLEDLSGLRFRTLYTSSSGGFSAIAANTADIAGVNMPSRDHRGQDGVLYNVPTIENMGLSDIVLVKGYRREVGLLVRQDRPVSGLSDLPGKHLINRNRGSGTRALLDLKIAEFIAGKGIDKKEFTDSIPGYASGAKSEVAVCEAIVSENAEVGVGIRNCTEKNGLQFVKFAEEEYDFLIRKEILETPEVCKFLETLNSAEFASKLPEGIHVYERTGEIIFFE, from the coding sequence ATGAAACGCAAAGAATTTCGGGAACTTATCTCTGTAGAGAAGGCACGGGAAATAATAAATAACCTGCAAGTTTTTCCCAGGCAGGAACGCTTAACTCTTGAAAACGCTTACGGTAAAATCCTTGCAGAGGATATTGTTACCGAAATCAATGTCCCTCCTTTCCCAAGAGCTATAATGGATGGTTATGCAGTCAGGGCAGAGGATACGTATGAATGCAGCGGAACCGAGCCTGTAGAACTCAAACTCATCGGAAACCTCCAGGCCGGCTCGGATGTAAAATTCAATGTTTCAGCGGGGGAAGCCGTGGAAATAGCTACCGGAGCTCCGATTCCCGAAGGAGCTAACGCTGTGGTAATGATTGAATATAGTTCTGAAGAAGACGGAACCGTATCGATTTACAGTCCTGTAACCGTGGGAGAAAATATCATGAAGGCCGGTTCTGACATCCAAAAAGGAGAGCGTATGATCAGGGCAGGTCGGAAGCTCGGGACCAGGGAAATCGGAGTTCTTGCTTCTGTCGGGAAAAAGGATGTGCCTGTCCTAAAACTGCAGGTTGGAATACTCTCAACAGGAGACGAGCTTGTGCGTCCCGGAGAAAAACTTACTTTCGGAAAGATATATGACGCAAACTCTTACACCTTATATGCTGGCATACATGAATGTGGCGCCTTCCCCCTGCTTTACGGGATCGTAGAAGATAACAAGGCAGCCATGAAAAAGGTACTTGAAACTGCAGTTTCGGAGTGTGCCCTTATTCTGACTTCTGGCAGCACGTCATCGGGGTCAGGGGACGTGATGTACAGACTCGTAGATGAAATCGGAGAAACCCTTGCCCACGGCATAAGTGTAAAACCTGGGAAACCTGTGGTCATTGGAATAATACAAGGTGTCCCTATAATAGGGCTTCCTGGAAACCCTACATCTGCATTAACAATTTTTAACGAATTCGTAGCTCCCCTACTTAGAAAAACCCTTGGAGAAGAGAAAGCGCTTAAAAAAACGGAAAAAGGAGTTATAGGCACACGTTTCCGTTCAGAAGGAAGGCAACAACTTCTCCCAGTAGGCCTGATCAGAGGAAGGGTTTATCCTGCAGACAAAGGCTCGGGTGCCATAACCTCTCTTTTCGGGGCAGATGGCTTTATTGAAATCCCACCCAGTACAGAGTTTATTGAAGCGGGAACCCCTGTAGAAGTGACTCTTTTCGGAGAGGTTGAAAAACCTGATATCCTGATAGCAGGCGGCTTCTGTCCTGGCCTTGACCTTCTTGAAGACCTTAGCGGACTTCGTTTCCGGACCCTTTACACAAGTTCAAGCGGGGGCTTCAGTGCAATTGCCGCAAATACAGCCGATATTGCAGGCGTGAATATGCCGTCACGAGACCATAGAGGACAGGACGGAGTCCTGTATAACGTCCCTACAATCGAGAATATGGGACTTTCAGACATTGTTCTTGTTAAAGGGTACAGGCGGGAAGTAGGGCTTCTTGTCAGGCAGGATAGGCCGGTTTCTGGGCTTTCTGACCTCCCGGGAAAACACCTGATTAACCGGAATCGTGGCTCAGGTACAAGAGCTCTTTTAGACCTGAAAATTGCAGAATTCATAGCTGGAAAGGGAATTGATAAAAAGGAGTTTACAGATTCGATTCCTGGATATGCATCCGGAGCAAAATCGGAAGTAGCTGTCTGTGAGGCCATCGTCTCAGAAAATGCCGAAGTAGGTGTGGGAATAAGAAACTGTACCGAAAAGAATGGGCTCCAATTTGTAAAATTTGCAGAAGAAGAATATGATTTCCTTATAAGGAAGGAAATTCTGGAAACTCCCGAAGTCTGCAAGTTTCTGGAAACTCTTAACTCCGCAGAATTCGCTTCAAAGCTTCCCGAAGGGATACATGTGTATGAGAGGACAGGAGAAATAATCTTCTTTGAATGA
- a CDS encoding anion transporter: protein MPAEFLLSSPVPLPDLSVLILLGVFVLTALRQVGSLRLQIWQIMTFGAILVLLLGEISLREALAAINMDVLIFLFGAFCVGEALNMSGYLAWLGNRIVSRARDTDQLVLLVLFSTGILSAILMNDTLAIMGTPLVLGFSRKYNISPKLMLFSLAFGVTTGSVMSPIGNPQNLLIAIGGNLDSPFVIFLHSLAIPTLICLLIAYAVLKLFFREEFGISTLIHSEEVITDPELASASKISLLLLLILIVCKIFLVEFFPAWDFDLSWIALFSASPVLLNRKRVEVLKNIDWSTLVFFVSMFVLMKSVWISGTCQGLLTRMSPQLGSVSMILALSIGLSQLISNVPFVALYLPAMGSTVSQVQLMALAAGSTIAGNLLILGAASNVIIIQNAEKEGKTLSFAEFSKIGVLITILDAITYLIFL from the coding sequence ATGCCAGCAGAGTTTTTACTGTCTTCTCCTGTACCTTTACCTGACCTTTCCGTGCTTATTCTTCTGGGTGTTTTTGTACTTACCGCTCTCAGGCAGGTCGGATCTTTAAGGCTGCAGATCTGGCAGATCATGACCTTTGGAGCGATACTGGTACTGTTGCTCGGTGAGATTTCTCTCCGAGAAGCTCTTGCAGCGATTAATATGGATGTGCTCATCTTCCTTTTCGGGGCTTTTTGCGTTGGGGAAGCACTTAACATGAGCGGGTATCTTGCATGGCTCGGGAACCGGATAGTTTCCAGGGCAAGGGATACGGATCAACTTGTTTTACTTGTGTTGTTTTCTACAGGAATTCTTTCTGCAATTCTCATGAATGATACCCTGGCTATCATGGGTACTCCACTGGTTCTGGGTTTTTCCAGAAAGTACAATATATCTCCCAAACTCATGCTCTTTTCCCTGGCATTTGGGGTAACTACAGGAAGCGTTATGAGCCCTATTGGAAACCCGCAAAACCTCCTCATAGCAATCGGGGGAAACCTTGATTCTCCGTTTGTAATATTTTTGCATTCACTCGCCATACCAACCCTTATATGTCTTTTAATTGCTTACGCAGTGCTAAAACTCTTTTTTCGGGAGGAATTTGGAATATCAACCCTTATTCACTCTGAAGAAGTTATTACTGACCCTGAACTTGCCAGTGCTTCAAAAATCTCTCTTTTGCTTTTGCTGATTCTCATAGTCTGTAAAATTTTCCTGGTGGAATTTTTCCCTGCCTGGGATTTTGATTTGAGCTGGATTGCACTTTTCTCCGCGTCGCCTGTCCTGCTCAATAGAAAACGCGTTGAGGTCCTGAAAAATATTGACTGGTCAACCCTGGTTTTCTTCGTTTCAATGTTTGTGCTAATGAAAAGCGTATGGATTTCCGGAACATGCCAGGGATTGCTTACCAGGATGTCTCCTCAGTTAGGCTCGGTGTCAATGATCCTCGCGCTCAGCATTGGACTCAGCCAACTTATTTCTAATGTTCCCTTTGTTGCGCTCTATCTGCCTGCCATGGGCAGTACAGTTTCTCAGGTGCAACTGATGGCGCTTGCTGCAGGAAGTACAATTGCAGGAAACCTGTTGATCCTGGGCGCTGCAAGCAACGTCATAATTATCCAAAACGCAGAAAAAGAAGGAAAAACTCTATCATTTGCCGAATTTTCCAAAATTGGAGTTTTAATTACTATTTTGGATGCTATTACTTACTTAATCTTTCTTTAA
- the nth gene encoding endonuclease III — protein MPEKKSKKSDTQDFISEYDIPDNRHNFDRIWALLKEEYSDVKPSLNYSNPLELLVATVLSAQSTDVQINRVTDKLFKKYRTAEDYASADIRELENDLYSTGFYKSKAKNIKTAAQIIVEKYNGEVPKTMEELISLPGVGRKTANIVLSRAFGIVEGVAVDTHVKRISRRMGFTKNSDPAKIEQDLISLARREDLDSISMTLIYHGRKVCQAKKPKCKICIVKDLCPSSVIFISNA, from the coding sequence ATGCCTGAAAAAAAGTCAAAAAAATCTGACACTCAGGACTTCATTTCCGAATATGATATTCCTGATAACAGACACAATTTCGACCGCATCTGGGCTCTTTTAAAAGAAGAGTATTCTGACGTAAAACCCTCTCTTAACTACAGCAATCCCCTTGAACTGCTTGTGGCGACTGTTCTTTCAGCCCAGTCAACTGATGTACAGATTAATAGAGTGACTGATAAACTGTTCAAAAAGTACAGGACTGCAGAAGATTATGCCAGTGCAGACATCAGAGAACTTGAAAACGATTTATATTCCACAGGTTTTTACAAAAGCAAGGCAAAAAATATCAAAACTGCTGCGCAGATTATTGTTGAGAAGTACAACGGAGAAGTCCCAAAGACTATGGAAGAACTTATCAGTTTGCCAGGGGTCGGAAGGAAAACGGCTAATATAGTACTTTCCAGAGCATTTGGAATAGTAGAGGGAGTTGCTGTAGACACTCACGTAAAAAGGATTTCAAGACGGATGGGATTTACGAAAAACTCCGACCCCGCTAAAATTGAACAGGACCTTATCTCACTTGCCCGAAGGGAAGATCTCGATTCAATTTCCATGACCCTGATCTATCATGGGAGGAAAGTCTGCCAGGCAAAAAAACCAAAATGCAAAATCTGCATTGTAAAGGACTTATGTCCTTCGAGTGTAATATTTATTAGCAATGCTTGA
- a CDS encoding PDGLE domain-containing protein codes for MSGKANMKLFYAGIVIALLLAVLAPFLASSDPDGLESAAGGVVEESKMSQIEETEPAVSSPMSDYSIEGLGKSGEVVAIAVGTLAVLVISLGLGKVFSKKV; via the coding sequence ATGAGCGGAAAAGCAAACATGAAATTATTTTATGCCGGAATTGTGATTGCACTTTTGCTTGCAGTTCTAGCTCCTTTCCTCGCATCCTCCGACCCTGACGGGCTTGAAAGTGCTGCTGGGGGGGTAGTTGAAGAGTCGAAGATGTCCCAAATTGAAGAGACTGAACCTGCAGTAAGTTCTCCGATGTCTGACTATTCCATCGAAGGCCTGGGAAAGAGTGGGGAAGTAGTAGCAATAGCTGTTGGAACACTTGCAGTGCTGGTAATCAGTTTAGGGTTAGGAAAAGTTTTTAGCAAAAAAGTCTGA